From the genome of Epinephelus moara isolate mb chromosome 10, YSFRI_EMoa_1.0, whole genome shotgun sequence, one region includes:
- the arhgap45b gene encoding rho GTPase-activating protein 45 isoform X3: MLKRSGKSSYNPYSTSQRVKKAESKGKDRLDILPNKHSVWLKQLSILQEQPRKDAGDTTLSSSSSPSSSSSTLTPSSAGFQDPSLSCPGTPSTQHGKLGVMQGVGCPSPVSTLKRPTALSRHASAAGFPLQSWVFTKGQGKGALTPTTPSDGPESTAIEVEDIPALLRDVARFAEAVEKLKDVVLAEGKKEGQRPMAHECLGEVLRVLRQVINTYPLLNTVEILTAAGKLISKVKGFHYEASNEADKKDFEKAIETIAVAFSSNVSELLMGEVDSSTLLSLLPTEKSRSMENLYAATGQGADGGQFRSDLQDMGRAEEVDVILQHSEGGVDSALLYAKTISKYMKDLMSYVEKRTSLETEFAKGLQRLYQSCKHSITHPQMPLFSIYSLALEQDQEQSVGLQQASNTLHSQTFIQVNFTQPLMQRKQEHEKRRKEIKEHWIRAKRKLMECEANLRKAKQAYMVRCEEYEKAKTAASRAEEEGGGSTAKSVEKKKRIEEEARNKSDEAEATYRTCIADATTQQLELEHTKVTVLRQLQDVIKQSDQTLRSATISYYQLMHMQTVALPVHYQTLCESSKLYDPGQQYAAHVRDLQLPEQPNVQYAFENYCPSSSSSHHGHRPRNDSFNTEPTSHTDSPATSVDTAAAEHREAEAQRKRQGHKSWGSTVSDDSVGGEGGLESPTASTSDISKIARTSSTGTMSSNEDADEKDGNVNSFETPNMNGMDPDVVVSTRPFRNIGLSKAARTHRLRKLRTPAKCRECDSYVYFQGAECEECFLPCHKRCLETLAIQCGHKKLQGRLQLFGRDFSQVASCASDGIPFIITKCISEIERRALKMKGIYRVNGVKTRVEKLCQAFENGKELVELSQCSPHDISNVLKLYLRQLPEPIMPFRLYNSLMGLAKESLQSEAETPEGEEAESTPAAGKGLVDLGPDTEPEVLVLVEKLKEVLKELPKANIATLRYIIRHLRRIAELEDDNKMSPSNLGIVFGPSLMRPRPTGATISLSSLVDYPHQARIVEALIVFYSSIFQSKTSQSHKTIRSASSSTQQGSIADEKIGSSADGEDDGGREEPNKPDSDKTEEGCESSLGSLGSNEQLPDSDSEPDESGQRTEHTLSLVKQESEVSMDDDQLSYRDSLDLSSQSAVQTDPEQDADPDHHDDPSGAEPPALPDNGPPDDDTGAEQDLSASLAELNVNQSNNNYPCSPVLSLSGLPLARLCGKKLPLTRNRDSEPEFV, encoded by the exons ATGCTGAAACGTAGTGGCAAAAGCAGCTACAACCCTTACTCGACCAGTCAGAGAGTTAAGAAAGCTGAGTCGAAGGGCAAAGACAGACTGGACATACTGCCCAACAAGCACAGCGTGTGGCTGAAGCAG CTGTCCATTCTCCAGGAGCAGCCTCGGAAAGATGCAGGCGACACCaccctctcctcttcatcctcaccCTCGTCCTCCTCTTCAACTCTCACCCCGTCCTCCGCCGGGTTTCAGGACCCCTCCCTGTCCTGCCCGGGCACCCCCAGCACCCAGCATGGAAAGCTGGGGGTGATGCAAGGCGTGGGCTGCCCGTCGCCTGTGTCCACCCTGAAGAGGCCGACGGCGCTGAGCAGACACGCCAGCGCTGCAG GTTTCCCGCTCCAGTCGTGGGTGTTCACTAAAGGCCAGGGTAAAGGGGCCCTGACCCCGACTACTCCGTCTGATGGTCCCGAGAGCACGGCCATCGAGGTCGAGGACATCCCGGCCCTGCTGAGGGACGTGGCGCGCTTCGCAGAGGCTGTGGAGAAACTGAAGGATGTGGTGCTGGCTGAAG GTAAGAAGGAGGGTCAGCGGCCCATGGCTCACGAGTGTTTAGGCGAGGTCCTGCGGGTGCTGCGTCAGGTCATCAACACCTACCCTCTGCTTAACACTGTGGAGATCCTCACCGCTGCCGGCAAGCTCATAtccaaggtcaaag GTTTCCACTATGAGGCTTCTAACGAGGCAGATAAGAAGGACTTTGAGAAGGCGATTGAAACCATCGCCGTTGCTTTCAGCAGCAA TGTGTCTGAGCTGCTGATGGGAGAGGTGGACAGCAGCACGTTGCTCTCACTGCTGCCCACTGAGAAGAGCAGG TCGATGGAGAACTTGTACGCTGCGACAGGCCAGGGAGCGGACGGGGGACAGTTCAGGAGCGACCTCCAGGACATGG GCAGAGCTGAGGAAGTGGATGTGATTCTGCAGCACAGCGAGGGAGGGGTGGACTCCGCTCTGCTCTATGCCAAAACCATTTCCAAGTACATGAAGGACCTGATGAGCTACGTGGAGAAGAGGACTTCACTGG AAACTGAGTTCGCCAAAGGCCTCCAGAGATTATACCAGTCCTGCAAACACAGCATAACACAT CCCCAAATGCCGCTCTTCTCCATCTACTCTCTGGCTCTGGAGCAGGACCAGGAGCAGAGCGTGGGGCTGCAGCAGGCCAGCAACACGCTGCACAGCCAGACCTTCATCCAGGTAAACTTCACTCAG CCTCTGATGCAGCGTAAACAGGAGCATGAAAAGAGACGGAAGGAAATCAAGGAACACTGGATTCGAGCGAAGAGAAAACTG aTGGAGTGTGAGGCGAACCTGCGGAAAGCCAAGCAGGCCTACATGGTTCGCTGCGAGGAGTACGAAAAGGCCAAAACAGCAGCCAGCCGAGCcgaggaagagggaggagggtCGACTGCAAAGTCTGTGGAGAAGAAGAAACGAATAGAGGAGGAGGCTCGCAACAAG tcagaCGAGGCGGAGGCCACCTACCGGACATGTATAGCAGATGCCACCACTCagcagctggagctggagcacACAAAGGTCACAGTGCTGAGACAACTGCAGGACGTCATCAAACAGAGCGACCAGACCCTGCGCTCg GCGACCATCTCGTACTACCAGCTCATGCACATGCAGACGGTAGCGTTGCCGGTTCACTACCAGACTCTGTGTGAGAGCAGTAAGCTGTACGACCCGGGCCAGCAGTACGCCGCCCACGTCCGAGACCTGCAGCTGCCAGAGCAGCCGAATGTACAATATGCATTTGAGAACTACTGTCCCTCCAGCTCATCGTCACA CCATGGCCACAGACCAAGGAATGACAGCTTCAACACGGAGCCAACGAGCCACACAGACAGTCCTGCCACCAGTGTGGACACAGCAGCCGCAgaacacagagaggcagaggctCAGCGCAAGA GGCAGGGCCACAAGTCGTGGGGTTCAACAGTGAGTGACGACAGTGTCGGAGGAGAGGGAGGCCTCGAGTCTCCTACTGCCAGCACAA GTGACATCAGCAAAATTGCTCGGACGTCATCCACTGGGACAATGTCGTCCAATGAGGATGCAGATGAGAAAGACGGGAATGTGAACTCATTTGAAACGCCAA ACATGAACGGCATGGATCCTGATGTGGTGGTATCCACGCGACCTTTCCGTAACATCGGCCTGTCTAAAGCAGCGAGGACCCACCGACTGAGGAAGCTACGGACTCCTGCAAAGTGCCGCGAGTGCGACAGCTACGTTTACTTTCAGGGGGCCGAGTGCGAAGAG tgCTTCCTGCCGTGTCACAAGCGTTGTCTGGAGACTCTGGCCATCCAGTGCGGCCATAAGAAGCTGCAGGGCCGCCTGCAGCTGTTCGGCAGGGACTTCTCTCAGGTAGCCAGCTGCGCCAGTGACGGCATCCCCTTCATCATCACCAAGTGTATCTCCGAGATAGAGAGACGGGCGCTCAAGATGAAG GGCATCTACAGAGTGAACGGAGTGAAGACTCGTGTGGAGAAGCTGTGTCAGGCCTTTGAGAACGGAAAGGAGCTGGTGGAGCTGTCGCAGTGTTCGCCGCATGACATCAGCAACGTCCTCAAGCTTTACCTCAGACAG CTGCCAGAGCCCATCATGCCATTCCGCCTGTACAACAGTCTGATGGGTTTGGCGAAGGAGAGTCTGCAGAGCGAAGCAGAGACaccagagggagaggaggccGAGTCCACCCCAGCAGCGGGTAAGGGGCTGGTGGATCTGGGCCCTGACACCGAACCCGAGGTCCTGGTCCTGGTGGAGAAGCTGAAGGAGGTTCTGAAGGAGCTGCCCAAGGCTAACATCGCTACACTGCGCTACATTATTCGCCACCTCCGGAG GATTGCAGAGTTAGAGGACGACAACAAGATGAGTCCCAGTAACTTGGGTATTGTGTTCGGTCCCTCCCTGATGCGTCCTCGTCCGACCGGAGCCACGATATCCTTGTCCTCTCTGGTTGATTACCCTCACCAAGCCCGCATCGTGGAGGCCCTCATAGTCTTCTATTCATCTATCTTCCAGTCCAAAACCTCTCAGTCCCACAAAACCATTCGCTCTGCTTCCTCGTCCACTCAGCAG GGGAGTATTGCAGATGAGAAGATTGGGAGCTCCGCTGATGGAGAGgatgatggaggcagagaggagcCAAACAAACCAGACTCTGACAAGACGGAGGAGGGATGTG AAAGTTCTTTAGGGTCGCTTGGGTCCAACGAGCAGCTCCCCGACTCCGACTCCGAGCCGGACGAGAGCGGTCAGAGGACTGAACACACCCTCAGCCTGGTGAAGCAGGAGAGTGAGGTGAGCATGGACGACGACCAGCTGAGCTACAGGGACAGCCTGGACCTGTCCAGCCAGTCTGCAGTCCAAACCGACCCGGAACAAGACGCAGATCCGGACCACCACGACGACCCCAGCGGAGCAGAGCCCCCCGCGCTGCCAGACAACGGGCCCCCAGATGACGACACAGGGGCGGAGCAGGATCTGAGTGCCTCTCTGGCTGAGCTGAATGTGAACCAGTCCAACAACAACTACCCGTGCTCCCCCGTGTTGAGCTTGTCGGGTCTCCCACTGGCGCGTCTGTGTGGGAAGAAGTTGCCCCTGACTAGAAACAGGGACAGTGAGCCAGAGTTTGTCTGA
- the arhgap45b gene encoding rho GTPase-activating protein 45 isoform X4 — protein sequence MLKRSGKSSYNPYSTSQRVKKAESKGKDRLDILPNKHSVWLKQLSILQEQPRKDAGDTTLSSSSSPSSSSSTLTPSSAGFQDPSLSCPGTPSTQHGKLGVMQGVGCPSPVSTLKRPTALSRHASAAGFPLQSWVFTKGQGKGALTPTTPSDGPESTAIEVEDIPALLRDVARFAEAVEKLKDVVLAEGKKEGQRPMAHECLGEVLRVLRQVINTYPLLNTVEILTAAGKLISKVKGFHYEASNEADKKDFEKAIETIAVAFSSNVSELLMGEVDSSTLLSLLPTEKSRSMENLYAATGQGADGGQFRSDLQDMGRAEEVDVILQHSEGGVDSALLYAKTISKYMKDLMSYVEKRTSLETEFAKGLQRLYQSCKHSITHPQMPLFSIYSLALEQDQEQSVGLQQASNTLHSQTFIQPLMQRKQEHEKRRKEIKEHWIRAKRKLMECEANLRKAKQAYMVRCEEYEKAKTAASRAEEEGGGSTAKSVEKKKRIEEEARNKSDEAEATYRTCIADATTQQLELEHTKVTVLRQLQDVIKQSDQTLRSATISYYQLMHMQTVALPVHYQTLCESSKLYDPGQQYAAHVRDLQLPEQPNVQYAFENYCPSSSSSHHGHRPRNDSFNTEPTSHTDSPATSVDTAAAEHREAEAQRKRQGHKSWGSTVSDDSVGGEGGLESPTASTSDISKIARTSSTGTMSSNEDADEKDGNVNSFETPNMNGMDPDVVVSTRPFRNIGLSKAARTHRLRKLRTPAKCRECDSYVYFQGAECEECFLPCHKRCLETLAIQCGHKKLQGRLQLFGRDFSQVASCASDGIPFIITKCISEIERRALKMKGIYRVNGVKTRVEKLCQAFENGKELVELSQCSPHDISNVLKLYLRQLPEPIMPFRLYNSLMGLAKESLQSEAETPEGEEAESTPAAGKGLVDLGPDTEPEVLVLVEKLKEVLKELPKANIATLRYIIRHLRRIAELEDDNKMSPSNLGIVFGPSLMRPRPTGATISLSSLVDYPHQARIVEALIVFYSSIFQSKTSQSHKTIRSASSSTQQGSIADEKIGSSADGEDDGGREEPNKPDSDKTEEGCESSLGSLGSNEQLPDSDSEPDESGQRTEHTLSLVKQESEVSMDDDQLSYRDSLDLSSQSAVQTDPEQDADPDHHDDPSGAEPPALPDNGPPDDDTGAEQDLSASLAELNVNQSNNNYPCSPVLSLSGLPLARLCGKKLPLTRNRDSEPEFV from the exons ATGCTGAAACGTAGTGGCAAAAGCAGCTACAACCCTTACTCGACCAGTCAGAGAGTTAAGAAAGCTGAGTCGAAGGGCAAAGACAGACTGGACATACTGCCCAACAAGCACAGCGTGTGGCTGAAGCAG CTGTCCATTCTCCAGGAGCAGCCTCGGAAAGATGCAGGCGACACCaccctctcctcttcatcctcaccCTCGTCCTCCTCTTCAACTCTCACCCCGTCCTCCGCCGGGTTTCAGGACCCCTCCCTGTCCTGCCCGGGCACCCCCAGCACCCAGCATGGAAAGCTGGGGGTGATGCAAGGCGTGGGCTGCCCGTCGCCTGTGTCCACCCTGAAGAGGCCGACGGCGCTGAGCAGACACGCCAGCGCTGCAG GTTTCCCGCTCCAGTCGTGGGTGTTCACTAAAGGCCAGGGTAAAGGGGCCCTGACCCCGACTACTCCGTCTGATGGTCCCGAGAGCACGGCCATCGAGGTCGAGGACATCCCGGCCCTGCTGAGGGACGTGGCGCGCTTCGCAGAGGCTGTGGAGAAACTGAAGGATGTGGTGCTGGCTGAAG GTAAGAAGGAGGGTCAGCGGCCCATGGCTCACGAGTGTTTAGGCGAGGTCCTGCGGGTGCTGCGTCAGGTCATCAACACCTACCCTCTGCTTAACACTGTGGAGATCCTCACCGCTGCCGGCAAGCTCATAtccaaggtcaaag GTTTCCACTATGAGGCTTCTAACGAGGCAGATAAGAAGGACTTTGAGAAGGCGATTGAAACCATCGCCGTTGCTTTCAGCAGCAA TGTGTCTGAGCTGCTGATGGGAGAGGTGGACAGCAGCACGTTGCTCTCACTGCTGCCCACTGAGAAGAGCAGG TCGATGGAGAACTTGTACGCTGCGACAGGCCAGGGAGCGGACGGGGGACAGTTCAGGAGCGACCTCCAGGACATGG GCAGAGCTGAGGAAGTGGATGTGATTCTGCAGCACAGCGAGGGAGGGGTGGACTCCGCTCTGCTCTATGCCAAAACCATTTCCAAGTACATGAAGGACCTGATGAGCTACGTGGAGAAGAGGACTTCACTGG AAACTGAGTTCGCCAAAGGCCTCCAGAGATTATACCAGTCCTGCAAACACAGCATAACACAT CCCCAAATGCCGCTCTTCTCCATCTACTCTCTGGCTCTGGAGCAGGACCAGGAGCAGAGCGTGGGGCTGCAGCAGGCCAGCAACACGCTGCACAGCCAGACCTTCATCCAG CCTCTGATGCAGCGTAAACAGGAGCATGAAAAGAGACGGAAGGAAATCAAGGAACACTGGATTCGAGCGAAGAGAAAACTG aTGGAGTGTGAGGCGAACCTGCGGAAAGCCAAGCAGGCCTACATGGTTCGCTGCGAGGAGTACGAAAAGGCCAAAACAGCAGCCAGCCGAGCcgaggaagagggaggagggtCGACTGCAAAGTCTGTGGAGAAGAAGAAACGAATAGAGGAGGAGGCTCGCAACAAG tcagaCGAGGCGGAGGCCACCTACCGGACATGTATAGCAGATGCCACCACTCagcagctggagctggagcacACAAAGGTCACAGTGCTGAGACAACTGCAGGACGTCATCAAACAGAGCGACCAGACCCTGCGCTCg GCGACCATCTCGTACTACCAGCTCATGCACATGCAGACGGTAGCGTTGCCGGTTCACTACCAGACTCTGTGTGAGAGCAGTAAGCTGTACGACCCGGGCCAGCAGTACGCCGCCCACGTCCGAGACCTGCAGCTGCCAGAGCAGCCGAATGTACAATATGCATTTGAGAACTACTGTCCCTCCAGCTCATCGTCACA CCATGGCCACAGACCAAGGAATGACAGCTTCAACACGGAGCCAACGAGCCACACAGACAGTCCTGCCACCAGTGTGGACACAGCAGCCGCAgaacacagagaggcagaggctCAGCGCAAGA GGCAGGGCCACAAGTCGTGGGGTTCAACAGTGAGTGACGACAGTGTCGGAGGAGAGGGAGGCCTCGAGTCTCCTACTGCCAGCACAA GTGACATCAGCAAAATTGCTCGGACGTCATCCACTGGGACAATGTCGTCCAATGAGGATGCAGATGAGAAAGACGGGAATGTGAACTCATTTGAAACGCCAA ACATGAACGGCATGGATCCTGATGTGGTGGTATCCACGCGACCTTTCCGTAACATCGGCCTGTCTAAAGCAGCGAGGACCCACCGACTGAGGAAGCTACGGACTCCTGCAAAGTGCCGCGAGTGCGACAGCTACGTTTACTTTCAGGGGGCCGAGTGCGAAGAG tgCTTCCTGCCGTGTCACAAGCGTTGTCTGGAGACTCTGGCCATCCAGTGCGGCCATAAGAAGCTGCAGGGCCGCCTGCAGCTGTTCGGCAGGGACTTCTCTCAGGTAGCCAGCTGCGCCAGTGACGGCATCCCCTTCATCATCACCAAGTGTATCTCCGAGATAGAGAGACGGGCGCTCAAGATGAAG GGCATCTACAGAGTGAACGGAGTGAAGACTCGTGTGGAGAAGCTGTGTCAGGCCTTTGAGAACGGAAAGGAGCTGGTGGAGCTGTCGCAGTGTTCGCCGCATGACATCAGCAACGTCCTCAAGCTTTACCTCAGACAG CTGCCAGAGCCCATCATGCCATTCCGCCTGTACAACAGTCTGATGGGTTTGGCGAAGGAGAGTCTGCAGAGCGAAGCAGAGACaccagagggagaggaggccGAGTCCACCCCAGCAGCGGGTAAGGGGCTGGTGGATCTGGGCCCTGACACCGAACCCGAGGTCCTGGTCCTGGTGGAGAAGCTGAAGGAGGTTCTGAAGGAGCTGCCCAAGGCTAACATCGCTACACTGCGCTACATTATTCGCCACCTCCGGAG GATTGCAGAGTTAGAGGACGACAACAAGATGAGTCCCAGTAACTTGGGTATTGTGTTCGGTCCCTCCCTGATGCGTCCTCGTCCGACCGGAGCCACGATATCCTTGTCCTCTCTGGTTGATTACCCTCACCAAGCCCGCATCGTGGAGGCCCTCATAGTCTTCTATTCATCTATCTTCCAGTCCAAAACCTCTCAGTCCCACAAAACCATTCGCTCTGCTTCCTCGTCCACTCAGCAG GGGAGTATTGCAGATGAGAAGATTGGGAGCTCCGCTGATGGAGAGgatgatggaggcagagaggagcCAAACAAACCAGACTCTGACAAGACGGAGGAGGGATGTG AAAGTTCTTTAGGGTCGCTTGGGTCCAACGAGCAGCTCCCCGACTCCGACTCCGAGCCGGACGAGAGCGGTCAGAGGACTGAACACACCCTCAGCCTGGTGAAGCAGGAGAGTGAGGTGAGCATGGACGACGACCAGCTGAGCTACAGGGACAGCCTGGACCTGTCCAGCCAGTCTGCAGTCCAAACCGACCCGGAACAAGACGCAGATCCGGACCACCACGACGACCCCAGCGGAGCAGAGCCCCCCGCGCTGCCAGACAACGGGCCCCCAGATGACGACACAGGGGCGGAGCAGGATCTGAGTGCCTCTCTGGCTGAGCTGAATGTGAACCAGTCCAACAACAACTACCCGTGCTCCCCCGTGTTGAGCTTGTCGGGTCTCCCACTGGCGCGTCTGTGTGGGAAGAAGTTGCCCCTGACTAGAAACAGGGACAGTGAGCCAGAGTTTGTCTGA